A single region of the Biomphalaria glabrata chromosome 15, xgBioGlab47.1, whole genome shotgun sequence genome encodes:
- the LOC129923043 gene encoding uncharacterized protein LOC129923043, which translates to MDQPVEAKLNKDQKLQEKSDSSIPHGRHETQVWAIGECDLSKHFTSCTKNPDHKRFIPINQFTLEHLPDGYRDEDTFQYIKTKADLTVRVAVTAVSPDRPEFWLGSHDPYPFYQCGENIHRSGTGEMNIIKFVDGKGFDARGNVYNVLDEQYGRDYKVCTCEQCQKLCTKKTEWWEITVHTAAHVVFDELEAKHTSCRLFFDEEDCLLVILENARIDYVNMDRDVCVLKFATHDQQLEDKLVQLVRRSADLSEKLLEKYRSSQRTDDKFNFIVSHPHGCFKQVSIGEWIENLRIMEGNEKYDFTKLTYTTATCLGSSGAMVYCLGIGTHHIHCGTYGSTNYSGVCVYHK; encoded by the exons TTAAATAAAGATCAAAAACTGCAAGAAAAGTCTGATTCAAGCATTCCTCATG GAAGGCACGAGACACAGGTGTGGGCGATTGGAGAATGTGATTTATCAAAGCATTTTACATCGTGCACTAAGAATCCAGACCATAAACGTTTCATACCTATTAATCAATTCACATTGGAACATCTACCCGACGGTTATCGTGACGAAGACACTTTCCAGTATATAAAGACCAAAGCAGATCTAACAGTTCGAGTAGCAGTAACAGCCGTCAGTCCTGATAGACCAGAGTTTTGGTTAGGCTCTCATGATCCATACCCGTTTTATCAATGCGGAGAAAACATTCATAGATCTGGAACAGGTGAAATGAATATAATTAAGTTTGTAGATGGAAAAGGTTTCGATGCTAGGGGAAATGTGTATAATGTACTCGATGAGCAGTACGGGCGTGATTATAAAGTGTGTACGTGCGAACAGTGCCAGAAGCTTTGCACCAAGAAAACGGAATGGTGGGAAATCACCGTGCACACAGCAGCCCATGTTGTCTTTGATGAGCTGGAAGCTAAGCACACCTCGTGCAGACTGTTCTTTGACGAGGAAGACTGTCTTCTGGTTATACTCGAGAACGCTAGAATTGATTACGTCAATATGGATAGAGACGTCTGCGTGTTAAAGTTCGCCACACATGACCAGCAACTGGAGGACAAGCTCGTCCAGCTTGTACGTCGCAGCGCTGACCTCAGTGAGAAACTGCTGGAGAAATATAGATCCAGCCAGAGAACTGATGACAAGTTTAATTTCATTGTGTCCCACCCCCACGGTTGTTTCAAGCAGGTCAGTATCGGAGAGTGGATTGAAAATCTTAGAATAATGGAAGGCAATGAGAAGTATGACTTTACTAAGCTGACCTACACTACGGCCACTTGTCTCGGAAGTAGCGGGGCCATGGTGTATTGTCTAGGTATTGGCACCCATCACATTCACTGTGGCACATATGGTAGCACAAATTATAGCGGAGTCTGTGTATAccataaataa